The nucleotide sequence TGTTCTGTACCTCCTGCAGCATTCTAGCTTCTTGCTAGAGTGCTTTGGCTTCTTATTATAATACTTCAGTGCTGTGCCTTCCAAAAAAAAGGTAGCGTTTTAGGTGTCTatgtttattatataaaattagggtttttatacCTTTGTAATGGAGATTTAATCCTCCTCGAATCGAATTCGATTATTCTATCAATTTCAAGTTTCTATCAGATTATGTCTCAGTGACACTTTTAGTGGGTGATATTTTCAAACTATTTCCTTTTTGTTCTTGCTTTGCTTCTATTTGTGCCAGTTGAGCGCTGCCCATGTTAGGAAAAATGGTGGCATCTTTGCCATCCTACGTATATCCCAAACGTTGACCAGCCTAGGGTCCGTGCTTGTGACAGTTGATTCATTCATATATTTACTACTTGTAAGTTATCAAGCAGCATACATGTTCATTTTCCAGAACTTGTACTGAAATAACAATAAACTGGACACTGATATGAAAGTAATGAAATGACAATACATATGAACATAAGATTGGTATTAAGGAGTTGATAATTATTCCACCAACATAATATACACAAGTTAGCAGTCAAGTAATCCTGACCTTGACACTAGCCGGCTAAACCCGAGCCCACGGTCAACACAACTTCAGTATGCAGCCACTTTAGCAGACTCACAACCATCAACATCCACCCAAACCTCATTCAACCTCCCGAAAAACTTAAGCGGAGAATTATACTGCGCAATCGAGTACGCAAAGTTACTAGCCGAAGACGTAGAGTATCCCGACCCCCTCAAGCTGGTCTCCAGCTTCCCAGCCTCTTCAACCGTGTTCTTATCTCTCGCGAAACCGGAGAACTGGCGGACCGCTTTACAAGTTGTGGTCCATGAATCAGGTTTAAGGTTAAGTTCAGGCAGAGGCAGTGGAGGTGTGGCTTGAAACTTGTCAGGTAAGTAGAAATGGACAACATATGCTGATGAATCAAGAGGCCCTGCTCCAGGAACAATGCTTGTTAAAACCGGTATAGTCATCGCTACacgcgaattgtttaaatttgCACCTTCTATATACTGGAACAACCTGTATAACCATATCAGTTTATAGGTTAGGGTTTTGTGGATACATTTAATTAATTATACAAATTATGAGCAATTGTATTCGAAAGATAATAAAACAGCTGGGTAATAATAATAttatgagggggggggggggggtggaggGACCTGTGGAAGCCATCGTTGGTGGCTTTTCGAAAGGATGTTTCTTTGACGGGTGCGGTCATCCAGACTGAGTCTTTGTATAGTCTGATCTCGAAGTCTGATTCGGCGTGGATTACGGTATATGGTGGAGATTCATAAGCGTGAGTAAAGCCTAAAGTGCAGAGGATGGTGATGATTGCAAAGAAGGTGAAGTTCATCTTCTTCCTGAGTAGAAGAAGGTTGGTTCCGTCAATGGTTTTATGTTTTGGAGTGTTTGGGAAGGATAATGATTCCAATTTTTAACGTAATTATATGAATAATATTCATTTTAATATTGTATAAaactagtagatgccccgcccgtgttgcggggcgatgaacaaataattctcaaccaattaaaaaaagactactataattttgctaggaaaaaaaacaaaaacgatgataagaccgtaattttgagctcagggcaaaactgtaatttttcaggactaatgagctaGTGTTAGGCAACCCCTTGacacgaaaaaaaattaaatcgagtaaaccaattaaaacaaaaaaccttatagttttggtaaaaaaaaaattaaaacgatgggaaaaacgtaatttttaactgagggccaaatcataattttaattcggGGATAAATTGTAAACGAAATGGACCAACGGGGGAGTGCCAGGAAGTTGCCGGcacgactgtaattttacactgggggcaaacTTGTAATGTCACcagtaaaacaaacaaaaacgatgggaaaaatgtaaatttaagttgagtgtaaaatcgtaacttggctgtgagaaaaaaaactaatggcaaaactataaatttatacggggcaaaatcgtaattttgaaccgagggcaaaattggaatttttagctgggagcaaaagcgtaaatttatttttaagtgggggtaaaaacataattttgaactgatgggaaaatcgtatttttaagggaaaaaaactaatggcaaaactgtaaattgaaacggagcaaaatcgtaatttttaatcgggggcaaaattgaaatatttagctggaagcataagcgtaaatttatttttaagtgagagcaaaaacataattttttactgatggcaaaatcgtaattttaaatgggataaaatcgtaaatttgttgggccaataggGAAGTGCCAGGCATGTTGAAGTTGCCGCCCATTTAGCCCAATAAAGGGCCTGAACTATTGCCTGGTCGACATCGACACTTGTGAATGTAGTAGTTGATAATATATCATGTATTTGTTATTGCTAAAACTATCTAATATAAATTTAATATTCCAATAAATCCAAATTACTTAAACTTTTGATCAATACTGAGTAGGTTTTTTTACACTTCCGATATGATATGAATATTCGATATAGCAATTGACATTGGTATTGAGTAGGTTTTTTACACTCCCGATATGATATCAATACTTGATATAGCAATTGACGTGTGTTTTAGATCAATCGTACATCATAAAATGAATACAACTATTGGTATCAATATTGTTCGGACGGTATCCATTCGATTTCACATTGTACGATACTGCACTCAATACAATTAAGAACACTGAAAAGAAATTTGTATTAAGAATACAACTTCGTTTGTGATGAAATATATACCGGGATGTTGAAAAGCCTACAACAATTAATACCGGTCCTGATACCAACGTTGTTCAAATGATACCGACTCGTTCATCACAGTATAGAAAAATAAATCAATTATATTTGGTTTATTCGATTTTGTACA is from Helianthus annuus cultivar XRQ/B chromosome 9, HanXRQr2.0-SUNRISE, whole genome shotgun sequence and encodes:
- the LOC110891134 gene encoding heme-binding protein 2, with protein sequence MNFTFFAIITILCTLGFTHAYESPPYTVIHAESDFEIRLYKDSVWMTAPVKETSFRKATNDGFHRLFQYIEGANLNNSRVAMTIPVLTSIVPGAGPLDSSAYVVHFYLPDKFQATPPLPLPELNLKPDSWTTTCKAVRQFSGFARDKNTVEEAGKLETSLRGSGYSTSSASNFAYSIAQYNSPLKFFGRLNEVWVDVDGCESAKVAAY